In Mesorhizobium sp. 113-3-3, a genomic segment contains:
- a CDS encoding GFA family protein, with amino-acid sequence MPLLLKGSCRCNAVRFEVESHTPVPFMLCYCSICRKQQGGGGFAINLGADYETLNIRGKRSLGVYRAEIEDDEHPHCEVSTGERNFCKKCGSALWLYDPTWPELVHPFASAIDSDLPKAPEKVHLMLKYKANWVEPEIGNGDKTFDVYPEESIADWHKRTGMWVD; translated from the coding sequence ATGCCGCTTCTACTCAAGGGGTCCTGTCGCTGCAACGCCGTCCGTTTCGAGGTGGAAAGCCACACACCCGTGCCGTTCATGCTGTGCTACTGCTCGATCTGCCGCAAGCAGCAGGGTGGCGGTGGTTTCGCCATCAATCTCGGCGCCGACTACGAGACGCTGAACATCAGGGGCAAAAGGAGCCTTGGCGTCTATCGGGCCGAGATCGAGGACGACGAGCATCCCCATTGCGAGGTCTCGACCGGCGAGCGCAATTTCTGCAAGAAATGCGGGTCGGCGCTCTGGCTCTACGACCCGACATGGCCGGAGCTCGTGCACCCCTTCGCCTCGGCGATCGACAGCGACCTGCCGAAGGCTCCTGAAAAGGTGCATCTGATGCTCAAATACAAGGCGAACTGGGTCGAGCCTGAGATCGGCAATGGCGACAAGACGTTCGACGTCTACCCCGAAGAATCGATCGCGGACTGGCACAAGCGGACTGGGATGTGGGTGGACTGA
- a CDS encoding carbohydrate kinase family protein, translating into MVKSVEILAVGGAHIDRRGQVSGAYVPAASNPGTMREDVGGGVFNALRSTVRRGVSASLLSMRGGDAAGDTVSRAIAEAGIADLSAVFLDRTTPSYTALIDSEGELIVGFADMALYDLAFPKQMRRSKVREAVAAADAILCDANLPSAALERLVSLAAGKPVYAIATSPAKVVRLIPVLGALALVFMNRREAVVLAGVNANAGERDVVDGLRCSGLANGVVTAGGAPVLGFDETGAFSILPPAPRKIADVTGAGDALAGATIAALLRGLPLRQALREGVAAATLAIESANAIPDFTAASFAEALALVPDAREVA; encoded by the coding sequence ATGGTGAAATCCGTAGAGATACTGGCCGTAGGCGGCGCCCACATCGACCGACGTGGCCAGGTGTCCGGCGCCTACGTGCCGGCCGCGTCCAATCCCGGCACGATGCGCGAGGATGTCGGCGGCGGCGTGTTCAACGCGCTGCGCAGCACGGTGCGGCGCGGCGTCTCCGCTTCGCTGCTTTCGATGCGGGGCGGGGATGCGGCGGGCGATACCGTTTCCCGCGCTATCGCCGAGGCTGGCATCGCCGACCTGTCGGCGGTCTTCCTAGACCGCACGACGCCGAGCTATACGGCGCTGATCGACAGCGAGGGTGAGTTGATCGTCGGGTTCGCCGACATGGCGCTCTATGATCTGGCGTTCCCCAAGCAGATGAGGCGCTCCAAGGTCCGCGAGGCGGTCGCTGCCGCCGACGCCATCCTGTGCGACGCAAATCTGCCGTCGGCGGCACTGGAGCGGCTGGTTTCGCTTGCCGCCGGCAAGCCGGTCTATGCCATCGCTACTTCGCCGGCCAAGGTGGTGCGGCTGATACCGGTGCTCGGCGCGCTGGCGCTGGTCTTCATGAACCGGCGCGAGGCCGTCGTGCTGGCCGGCGTCAACGCCAATGCCGGCGAACGCGATGTCGTCGACGGCCTGCGATGCAGCGGCCTTGCCAACGGCGTGGTCACGGCAGGCGGCGCGCCGGTGCTGGGTTTCGATGAAACGGGCGCGTTTTCGATCCTGCCCCCTGCTCCGAGAAAAATCGCCGACGTCACCGGCGCCGGCGATGCGCTGGCGGGCGCGACGATCGCGGCCTTGCTGCGCGGCCTGCCGCTACGCCAGGCCCTGCGCGAAGGTGTTGCGGCGGCGACGCTGGCCATCGAAAGCGCCAACGCCATTCCCGATTTCACCGCGGCGAGCTTCGCGGAAGCACTGGCTCTTGTGCCCGATGCCAGGGAAGTGGCATGA
- the alaS gene encoding alanine--tRNA ligase: MSGVNEIRSTFLDYFRKEGHEVVASSPLVPRNDPTLMFTNAGMVQFKNVFTGLEKRSYSRATTAQKSVRAGGKHNDLDNVGYTARHLTFFEMLGNFSFGDYFKERAIELAWNLITKEFGLKKDKLLVTVYHTDDEAAGFWKKIAGFSDDRIIRIATSDNFWAMGDTGPCGPCSEIFIDRGEHIWGGPPGSPEEDGDRFLEFWNLVFMQYEQVTKEERIDLPRPSIDTGMGLERMASILQGVESVFETDLFRHLIDAASSALGRAPDAETVASYRVIADHLRSSSFLVADGVLPSNEGRGYVLRRIMRRAMRHAQLLGANEPLMWKLVPALVREMGQAYPELPRGEQLITETLKLEETRFRKTLVRGLGLLSEATETLHAGDMLDGETAFKLYDTYGFPLDLTQDALRQRSISVDLAGFTNAMEQQKAEARKHWTGSGEAATETVWFSVREQTGATEFLGYETEQAEGLIQALVKDGKTVDSAGKGDAVAVVVNQTPFYGESGGQMGDTGIISGEGFSIEISDTQKKADGLFVHLGKVASGTVKTGAPVELKVDHARRTRLRANHSATHLIHEALREVLGTHVAQKGSLVAPERLRFDISHNKPISAEELEEVERMANEIVVQNSPVTTRLMSVDDAISEGAMALFGEKYGDEVRVVSMGTGLHGAKANRPYSVELCGGTHVRATGDIGLIRVVSDGAVAAGVRRIEALTGEAARRHLDEQDRRLKAAAAVLKISPADVPARVETLLEERKKIEKELSEARKKLALGGGAAAGAPSENETVAGVGFLGKAVSGVSPKDLKPLADAGKTSLGSGVVVFVGTGEDNKASVVVAVTDDLVGRFSAVDLVRVASAALGGQGGGGRPDMAQAGGPDASKANDAIAAVKAALEAA; encoded by the coding sequence ATGAGTGGCGTGAACGAGATCCGGTCGACCTTTCTCGACTATTTCCGCAAGGAGGGCCACGAGGTCGTGGCCTCGAGCCCGCTCGTGCCGCGCAACGATCCGACATTGATGTTCACCAATGCCGGCATGGTGCAGTTCAAGAACGTCTTCACCGGCCTGGAGAAGCGGTCCTATTCGCGCGCCACCACCGCCCAGAAGAGCGTTCGCGCCGGTGGCAAGCACAACGACCTCGACAATGTCGGCTACACCGCGCGCCACCTGACCTTCTTCGAGATGCTCGGCAATTTCTCCTTCGGCGACTATTTCAAGGAGCGCGCCATCGAGCTTGCCTGGAACCTGATCACCAAGGAGTTCGGGCTGAAGAAGGACAAGCTGCTGGTCACCGTCTACCACACCGACGATGAGGCGGCCGGCTTCTGGAAGAAGATCGCGGGTTTCTCGGACGATCGCATCATCCGCATCGCGACCTCGGACAATTTCTGGGCGATGGGCGATACCGGCCCTTGCGGGCCGTGCTCGGAAATCTTCATCGATCGCGGCGAGCACATCTGGGGCGGACCTCCCGGCAGCCCGGAAGAGGATGGCGACCGCTTCCTCGAATTCTGGAACCTGGTGTTCATGCAGTATGAACAGGTGACGAAGGAGGAGCGCATCGACCTGCCGCGTCCGTCCATCGACACCGGCATGGGTCTGGAGCGCATGGCCTCGATCCTGCAGGGCGTGGAGAGCGTCTTCGAGACCGACCTTTTCCGTCATTTGATCGATGCGGCGTCCTCCGCGCTCGGCCGCGCTCCGGATGCGGAAACGGTGGCGTCCTACCGCGTCATCGCCGATCATTTGCGCTCGTCCTCCTTCCTGGTCGCGGACGGCGTGCTGCCGTCGAACGAAGGCCGCGGCTACGTGCTGCGCCGCATCATGCGCCGCGCCATGCGCCACGCGCAGCTGCTCGGCGCGAACGAACCGCTGATGTGGAAGCTGGTGCCGGCGCTGGTGCGCGAGATGGGCCAGGCCTATCCCGAACTGCCGCGCGGCGAGCAGCTGATCACGGAGACGCTGAAGCTCGAGGAAACGCGCTTCCGCAAGACGCTGGTGCGCGGCCTCGGCCTGCTCTCCGAGGCGACGGAAACGCTGCACGCCGGCGACATGCTGGATGGCGAAACTGCGTTCAAGCTCTACGACACCTACGGCTTCCCGCTCGACTTGACGCAGGACGCCCTGCGCCAGCGCAGCATCTCGGTCGATCTTGCCGGCTTCACCAATGCGATGGAGCAGCAGAAGGCCGAGGCGCGCAAGCACTGGACCGGGTCCGGCGAGGCCGCGACCGAGACTGTGTGGTTCTCCGTGCGCGAACAGACCGGCGCCACCGAGTTCCTCGGCTACGAGACCGAACAGGCGGAAGGCCTGATCCAGGCGCTGGTCAAGGATGGCAAGACCGTCGACAGCGCCGGCAAGGGCGACGCCGTTGCGGTGGTCGTCAACCAGACGCCGTTCTATGGCGAGTCCGGCGGCCAGATGGGCGACACCGGCATCATCTCAGGCGAAGGATTCTCAATCGAGATCTCGGACACGCAGAAGAAGGCCGATGGGCTGTTCGTGCATCTGGGCAAGGTGGCGAGCGGCACGGTCAAGACCGGCGCTCCCGTCGAATTGAAGGTCGACCACGCGCGCCGCACCAGGCTGCGGGCCAACCATTCCGCCACGCACCTGATCCATGAGGCGCTGCGCGAGGTGCTGGGCACCCATGTCGCGCAGAAGGGCTCGCTGGTCGCGCCGGAGCGGCTGCGTTTCGACATCTCGCACAACAAGCCGATCTCGGCCGAGGAGCTTGAAGAGGTCGAGCGCATGGCCAACGAAATCGTCGTGCAGAACAGCCCGGTGACCACGCGGCTGATGTCGGTCGACGACGCCATCTCCGAGGGCGCCATGGCGCTGTTCGGCGAGAAGTATGGCGATGAAGTACGCGTCGTGTCGATGGGCACGGGGCTGCACGGCGCCAAGGCCAACCGGCCTTATTCGGTAGAACTCTGCGGCGGCACCCATGTCAGGGCGACCGGCGATATCGGCCTGATCCGCGTCGTCTCCGACGGCGCGGTCGCCGCCGGCGTGCGCCGCATCGAGGCGCTGACGGGCGAAGCAGCGCGCAGACACCTCGACGAGCAGGACAGGCGCCTGAAGGCGGCGGCAGCCGTGCTGAAGATCTCGCCAGCCGATGTGCCGGCGCGTGTCGAGACGCTGCTCGAAGAGCGCAAGAAGATCGAGAAGGAACTGAGCGAGGCGCGCAAGAAACTGGCGCTCGGCGGCGGCGCCGCGGCGGGTGCGCCCTCGGAGAACGAGACGGTCGCGGGCGTCGGCTTCCTCGGCAAGGCGGTCTCCGGCGTCTCGCCGAAGGATCTGAAGCCGCTGGCCGATGCCGGCAAGACGTCGCTCGGCTCCGGCGTCGTCGTCTTCGTCGGCACTGGCGAGGACAACAAGGCCAGCGTCGTCGTCGCAGTCACCGACGACCTCGTCGGCCGCTTCAGCGCCGTCGACCTGGTGCGCGTCGCCTCCGCCGCCTTGGGCGGGCAGGGCGGTGGCGGTCGGCCCGACATGGCTCAGGCCGGTGGC
- a CDS encoding SUF system Fe-S cluster assembly protein, with amino-acid sequence MDDASIAAETTPETGTNAVVSASAIPADELARLTDDIVSALKTVYDPEIPADIYELGLVYKIDIEDDRSVKIDMTLTAPGCPVAGEMPGWVENAVGAVEGVSGVEVNMTFDPPWSPDRMSEEAQVAVGWY; translated from the coding sequence ATGGATGATGCGAGCATCGCTGCCGAGACCACTCCGGAAACCGGCACGAACGCCGTCGTTTCCGCCTCAGCCATTCCCGCCGACGAACTGGCGCGGCTGACCGACGACATCGTTTCGGCGCTGAAGACGGTCTACGACCCGGAAATCCCGGCCGACATCTACGAGCTCGGCCTCGTCTACAAGATCGACATCGAGGACGACCGTTCGGTCAAGATCGACATGACGCTGACCGCGCCGGGCTGCCCGGTGGCCGGCGAAATGCCCGGCTGGGTCGAAAACGCCGTCGGCGCCGTCGAAGGCGTGTCCGGCGTCGAGGTCAACATGACCTTCGATCCGCCCTGGTCGCCCGACCGCATGTCGGAAGAGGCGCAGGTGGCGGTTGGCTGGTATTGA
- a CDS encoding TfoX/Sxy family protein, protein MDNERIAELFAGLGPVSIRRLFGGKGIYFDGVIVAIVLRGELLLKADEQSAPDFEAAGCQQWTYTGKRHGKLVAMPYWSIPDSAFDDPDEMTVWARRAYEAGRRAGK, encoded by the coding sequence ATGGACAATGAACGCATCGCCGAACTCTTCGCCGGCCTCGGCCCGGTCAGCATCCGCAGGCTGTTCGGCGGCAAGGGAATCTATTTCGACGGCGTCATCGTCGCCATCGTGCTGCGCGGCGAGTTGCTGCTGAAGGCCGACGAGCAAAGCGCGCCGGATTTCGAAGCCGCGGGCTGCCAGCAATGGACCTATACCGGCAAGCGCCACGGCAAGCTGGTCGCCATGCCCTACTGGAGTATTCCCGACAGCGCCTTTGACGATCCCGACGAGATGACGGTGTGGGCACGCCGCGCCTATGAGGCGGGCCGGCGCGCAGGGAAGTGA
- a CDS encoding pseudouridine-5'-phosphate glycosidase, giving the protein MTPDTARPFIDIHAPVAQALAAGRPVVALESTIITHGMPYPDNGAMAANVEKIISDGGAVPATIAVVGGRIKIGLSDGERESLAMTGDAMKLSRADLGFAVAQGRTGGTTVAATMIAAHMVGIKVFATGGIGGVHKGAEKSFDISADLDELARTPVIVVSAGAKAILDIEKTLEVLETRGVPVVGHGCETMPAFWSRQSPFRAPLTLYKPEEIAHFFRTRQALGLGGGMLIANPVPEDHEIPAEEMAGYIEAAQKAAEALNVTGKAVTPFLLGKILELTGGRSLKTNIALVENNARLAAEIAKAL; this is encoded by the coding sequence ATGACCCCAGATACAGCCCGCCCGTTCATCGATATCCACGCGCCGGTGGCGCAAGCCCTGGCCGCCGGGCGTCCTGTCGTGGCGCTGGAAAGCACCATCATCACCCATGGCATGCCCTACCCCGACAATGGCGCCATGGCAGCCAATGTCGAGAAGATCATCAGCGACGGCGGCGCGGTGCCGGCGACGATCGCCGTGGTCGGCGGTCGCATCAAGATCGGCCTGTCCGACGGCGAGCGCGAATCGCTGGCCATGACGGGTGACGCCATGAAGCTGTCGCGCGCCGATCTCGGCTTCGCCGTCGCGCAAGGACGCACCGGCGGCACGACCGTCGCCGCCACGATGATCGCGGCCCATATGGTCGGCATAAAGGTGTTCGCGACCGGCGGCATCGGCGGCGTGCACAAGGGGGCCGAGAAGAGCTTTGACATCTCCGCCGACCTCGATGAACTGGCGCGCACGCCGGTTATCGTCGTCTCGGCCGGCGCCAAGGCGATCCTCGACATCGAAAAGACGCTTGAAGTGCTGGAGACGCGCGGCGTGCCTGTGGTTGGCCATGGCTGCGAGACCATGCCCGCCTTCTGGTCGCGGCAGTCGCCATTCCGCGCGCCGCTGACCCTCTATAAGCCTGAAGAGATCGCGCATTTCTTCCGGACGCGGCAGGCACTGGGCTTGGGTGGCGGCATGTTGATCGCCAACCCGGTGCCGGAAGACCACGAAATCCCGGCCGAGGAGATGGCGGGCTATATCGAAGCGGCGCAAAAGGCCGCCGAGGCGCTCAACGTGACCGGCAAGGCGGTGACGCCGTTCCTGTTGGGAAAAATCCTGGAACTGACCGGCGGCCGCAGCCTGAAGACCAACATCGCGCTGGTCGAAAACAATGCGCGGCTGGCGGCCGAGATCGCCAAGGCCCTGTAG
- a CDS encoding cysteine desulfurase, which produces MDQKVEATPYDVEAIRRDFPILSREVYGKPLVYLDNGASAQKPQVVLDTIQHAYSQEYANVHRGLHFLSNAATDAYEKARETVRRFLNAPSTDTIVFTSNTTSAINTVAYGYGMPNIGEGDEIVLSIMEHHSNIVPWHFIRERQGAKLVWVPVDDLGAFHIEEFEKRLTDRTKLVAITQMSNALGTVTPIKEIVRIAHARGIPVLVDGSQSAVHMPIDVQDLDCDFFVFTGHKVYGPSGIGVLYGKKDILAGMRPFMGGGEMIEEVTEDIVTYNEPPHRFEAGTPPIVQAIGLGAALEYMEKIGRERIAAHEEDLKTYAHERLRAINSLRIFGDAPGKGAIISFELQGIHAHDVSMVIDRQGVAVRAGTHCAQPLLKRFGVTSTCRASFGMYNTRAEVDALAEALEKARKFFG; this is translated from the coding sequence ATGGACCAGAAAGTCGAAGCCACCCCCTACGACGTCGAGGCGATCCGCCGCGACTTCCCGATCCTGTCGCGCGAAGTCTATGGCAAGCCGTTGGTCTATCTCGACAATGGCGCCTCGGCGCAGAAGCCGCAGGTGGTGCTGGATACGATCCAGCATGCCTATTCCCAGGAATACGCCAACGTCCATCGCGGCCTGCATTTCCTGTCCAACGCCGCGACCGACGCCTATGAAAAGGCGCGCGAGACGGTGCGCCGTTTCCTCAATGCGCCGAGCACCGACACCATCGTCTTCACCTCGAACACCACCTCGGCGATCAACACGGTCGCCTATGGCTACGGCATGCCAAACATCGGCGAGGGCGATGAGATCGTGCTGTCGATCATGGAGCATCACTCCAACATCGTGCCCTGGCACTTCATCCGCGAGCGGCAGGGCGCCAAGCTGGTCTGGGTGCCGGTCGACGATCTCGGCGCCTTCCACATCGAGGAATTCGAGAAGCGGCTGACCGACCGCACCAAGCTTGTCGCCATCACGCAGATGTCGAACGCGTTGGGCACGGTGACGCCGATCAAGGAAATCGTGCGCATCGCGCATGCGCGTGGAATTCCGGTGCTGGTCGACGGCAGCCAGAGCGCCGTGCATATGCCGATCGACGTCCAGGATCTCGACTGCGATTTCTTCGTCTTCACCGGCCACAAGGTCTACGGGCCTTCAGGCATCGGAGTGCTCTACGGCAAGAAGGACATTCTTGCGGGCATGCGCCCCTTCATGGGCGGTGGCGAGATGATCGAGGAGGTGACGGAGGACATCGTCACCTACAATGAGCCGCCGCACCGCTTCGAGGCCGGCACGCCGCCGATCGTCCAGGCGATCGGGCTGGGTGCGGCGCTGGAATACATGGAAAAGATCGGCCGCGAGCGCATCGCGGCGCATGAGGAAGACCTCAAGACCTACGCGCATGAGCGGCTGCGCGCCATCAACTCGCTGCGCATCTTCGGCGATGCGCCTGGCAAGGGCGCGATCATCTCCTTCGAACTGCAAGGCATTCATGCCCATGACGTGTCGATGGTGATAGACAGGCAGGGCGTGGCCGTACGGGCCGGCACCCATTGTGCCCAGCCGCTGTTGAAACGCTTTGGCGTAACCTCCACATGCAGGGCATCGTTCGGCATGTATAATACCAGGGCCGAAGTCGACGCTTTGGCCGAGGCGCTTGAAAAAGCGCGCAAGTTTTTTGGGTGA
- a CDS encoding DMP19 family protein, with translation MLLVEEWEIDVPEFLPPATMKLMQRWGGVRFLDACSAPNEFHSILQELPADVVDVLCADLLLGDVLNGSFHQYFHNSFGITVDRAISAMQALGLPDHAEAARRALMVFGADFPQDRLARMDKMDELPETAFDEATDRFYAAEDSHPIGMHEVLQRQASQLLLKAH, from the coding sequence GTGCTGCTGGTGGAGGAGTGGGAAATAGACGTTCCCGAGTTCTTGCCGCCCGCAACTATGAAACTTATGCAGCGCTGGGGTGGTGTTCGGTTTCTGGATGCCTGCAGCGCGCCAAACGAGTTTCATTCGATCCTGCAAGAGTTGCCAGCCGATGTCGTCGATGTCCTTTGTGCGGACCTGCTACTCGGCGATGTCCTAAATGGAAGCTTCCACCAATATTTCCACAACTCCTTTGGAATTACGGTGGATCGGGCCATATCCGCGATGCAGGCACTTGGCCTGCCAGATCATGCCGAGGCTGCTAGACGTGCATTGATGGTTTTTGGCGCAGACTTTCCTCAAGATCGCCTTGCCAGAATGGACAAGATGGATGAATTGCCGGAGACGGCATTCGACGAGGCGACTGATCGATTTTATGCAGCTGAAGACAGCCATCCGATAGGAATGCACGAGGTACTGCAACGGCAAGCCAGCCAATTGCTGTTGAAGGCACACTGA
- the recA gene encoding recombinase RecA gives MAQNSLRLVEDKAVDKSKALDAALSQIERAFGKGSIMRLGANEQVVEIETVPTGSLGLDIALGVGGLPRGRIIEIYGPESSGKTTLALHTVAEAQKKGGICAFVDAEHALDPVYARKLGVDLENLLISQPDTGEQALEICDTLVRSGAIDVLVVDSVAALTPRAEIEGEMGDSLPGLQARLMSQALRKLTASISRSNTMVIFINQIRMKIGVMFGSPETTTGGNALKFYASVRLDIRRIGSVKDRDEVVGNQTRVKVVKNKLAPPFKVVEFDIMYGEGVSKTGELVDLGVKAGVVEKSGAWFSYNSQRLGQGRENAKLFLRDNPDTAREIELALRQNAGLIAEKFLENGGSEGGDDGFEDEAGAM, from the coding sequence ATGGCTCAGAATTCTTTGCGGCTTGTAGAGGATAAGGCAGTGGACAAATCAAAGGCTCTGGATGCGGCGCTGTCGCAAATCGAGCGGGCTTTCGGCAAGGGCTCGATCATGCGGCTCGGCGCGAACGAGCAGGTCGTCGAGATCGAAACGGTGCCGACCGGCTCGCTCGGCCTCGACATCGCGCTCGGCGTCGGTGGCCTGCCACGCGGCCGCATCATCGAAATCTACGGGCCGGAAAGCTCGGGCAAGACGACGCTGGCGCTGCACACGGTGGCCGAAGCCCAGAAGAAGGGCGGCATCTGTGCCTTCGTCGACGCCGAGCATGCGCTCGATCCGGTCTATGCCCGCAAGCTTGGCGTCGATCTCGAGAACCTGCTGATCTCGCAGCCCGACACCGGCGAACAGGCGCTGGAAATCTGCGACACGCTGGTGCGCTCCGGCGCCATCGACGTGCTGGTGGTCGATTCGGTCGCGGCACTGACGCCGCGCGCTGAAATCGAAGGCGAGATGGGCGATTCGCTGCCCGGCCTGCAGGCCCGCCTGATGAGCCAGGCGCTGCGCAAGCTGACCGCCTCGATCTCGCGCTCCAACACCATGGTCATCTTCATCAACCAAATCCGCATGAAGATCGGCGTCATGTTCGGGTCGCCCGAGACCACGACCGGCGGCAACGCGCTGAAATTCTACGCATCGGTGCGCCTCGACATCCGCCGCATCGGCTCGGTCAAGGATCGCGACGAGGTCGTCGGCAACCAGACCCGTGTCAAGGTGGTCAAGAACAAGCTGGCGCCGCCCTTCAAGGTGGTCGAGTTCGACATCATGTATGGCGAGGGCGTGTCCAAGACCGGCGAACTGGTCGATCTCGGCGTCAAGGCTGGCGTGGTCGAGAAGTCGGGCGCCTGGTTCTCCTACAATTCGCAGCGCCTCGGCCAGGGCCGCGAAAATGCAAAACTTTTCCTGCGCGACAATCCCGATACCGCACGCGAGATCGAATTGGCGCTCAGGCAGAATGCCGGGCTGATCGCCGAAAAGTTCCTCGAGAATGGCGGCTCTGAAGGCGGCGACGACGGTTTTGAGGACGAAGCCGGCGCGATGTAG
- the sufA gene encoding Fe-S cluster assembly scaffold SufA: MGRFAVITMTEKAADRVREIVATRDNAHGIRLGIKKGGCAGMEYTVDLVTEPNTKDDHIERDGAHVYVAPEAALFLFGTEMDFEQTTLRTGFTFHNPNQSSACGCGESVELKPADLKALAEARASA, from the coding sequence ATGGGACGCTTTGCCGTCATCACGATGACCGAAAAGGCCGCCGACCGGGTGCGCGAGATCGTGGCTACCCGCGACAATGCGCATGGCATCCGCCTCGGCATCAAGAAAGGCGGCTGCGCCGGCATGGAATACACGGTCGACCTGGTGACCGAGCCCAATACCAAGGACGACCACATCGAGCGCGACGGCGCCCACGTTTATGTCGCGCCGGAAGCCGCGCTGTTCCTGTTCGGCACCGAGATGGATTTCGAGCAGACCACGCTGCGCACCGGCTTCACCTTCCACAACCCGAACCAGAGCTCGGCCTGCGGCTGCGGCGAATCGGTCGAACTGAAGCCGGCCGACCTCAAGGCGCTGGCTGAAGCACGCGCCTCGGCCTGA